Proteins from one Juglans microcarpa x Juglans regia isolate MS1-56 chromosome 6S, Jm3101_v1.0, whole genome shotgun sequence genomic window:
- the LOC121237318 gene encoding CASP-like protein 4A3, which yields MEAHTQSPQQQYKATMKKSSSRNSDSSSRNMESPHSPLRFHSPQLSELGDLPETPPYVSPENFPDKPTEKSKAMVSFDRFTQYSPLPSPLGGQKQQQPENEGKNRSAQAADSPSPVMVFNRAMREEPPPSVSKVGPGSGRRSGTVASIPRTSKREEIEERAALVFRVSEIVLCLISFSVMAADKTQGWSGDSFDRYKEYRYCLSVNVIAFVYSGFQASDLTYHMFTGKHAIRHHLRRHFDFFMDQILAYLLISSSSSAATRVDDWQSNWGKDEFTEMASASVGMAFLAFAAFAFSSLISGYSLCTRQFT from the exons atggaagctCATACCCAGAGCCCGCAGCAGCAATACAAAGCAACCATGAAGAAGTCGTCTTCTAGGAACTCCGATTCGTCTTCGAGGAACATGGAGTCGCCCCACTCGCCACTCCGCTTCCACTCACCGCAACTATCCGAGCTCGGTGACCTGCCGGAGACCCCGCCCTACGTGTCACCGGAGAACTTCCCGGATAAACCGACGGAAAAATCCAAGGCGATGGTTTCCTTTGACAGGTTCACGCAGTACTCGCCGCTACCGTCACCCTTGGGCGGCCAGAAACAGCAACAGCCGGAGAACGAGGGAAAGAACAGAAGTGCGCAGGCGGCGGATTCTCCGTCTCCAGTGATGGTGTTCAACCGAGCGATGAGGGAGGAGCCACCGCCGTCGGTTTCGAAGGTGGGACCGGGCAGTGGTAGGAGATCGGGGACGGTAGCGTCGATACCGCGGACGTCGAAGAGGGAGGAGATAGAGGAGAGGGCTGCGCTAGTATTTCGGGTGAGCGAGATTGTGCTCTGCTTGATTTCCTTTTCGGTTATGGCCGCCGATAAAACTCAGGGTTGGAGCGGCGACTCCTTTGACCGCTACAAGGAATACAG GTATTGTTTATCTGTGAATGTCATTGCATTTGTATATTCCGGGTTTCAAGCATCTGATTTAACCTACCATATGTTCACTGGGAAACATGCGATCCGCCACCACTTACGCCGCCACTTTGATTTCTTCATGGATCAG ATACTGGCATATCTTCTTATATCATCATCCTCGTCGGCAGCCACCCGGGTTGATGATTGGCAATCAAACTGGGGTAAAGATGAATTCACAGAGATGGCTAGCGCGTCTGTCGGGATGGCCTTCCTGGCTTTTGCTGCCTTCGCCTTTAGTTCCCTCATATCTGGTTACAGCCTTTGCACCCGTCAATTTACATGA